Proteins co-encoded in one Campylobacter ornithocola genomic window:
- the purN gene encoding phosphoribosylglycinamide formyltransferase, with translation MLVKLAVLFSGNGSNLENILEKLHKKTFGKNTFEVVLCVCNKKEAYGIQRALKYGLNTKIIEHEKFVSREEFDAKLVKVIKESQADLTILAGFMRILSPIFTQNVKAINLHPSLLPLFKGAHAIKESYESDMKVAGISVHWVNEELDGGKIIAQKAFEKANLSFEEFENKIHKFEHELLPAAIVEIFEND, from the coding sequence ATGCTTGTAAAATTAGCAGTTTTGTTTAGTGGCAATGGAAGCAATTTGGAAAATATTTTAGAAAAACTACATAAAAAAACTTTTGGTAAAAATACTTTTGAAGTGGTTTTGTGTGTGTGCAACAAAAAAGAAGCTTATGGTATACAAAGAGCCTTAAAATATGGCCTTAATACAAAAATTATAGAGCATGAAAAATTTGTCTCAAGGGAAGAATTTGATGCTAAATTGGTAAAAGTCATCAAAGAAAGTCAGGCAGATTTAACTATTTTAGCAGGATTTATGCGAATTTTAAGTCCTATTTTTACTCAAAATGTAAAAGCTATTAATCTTCATCCTTCTTTACTTCCTTTATTTAAAGGGGCTCATGCTATCAAAGAAAGCTATGAAAGTGATATGAAAGTAGCAGGCATTAGTGTGCATTGGGTTAATGAAGAGCTTGATGGTGGTAAAATCATTGCTCAAAAGGCCTTTGAAAAAGCTAATTTAAGTTTTGAAGAGTTTGAGAATAAGATTCATAAATTTGAACATGAGCTTTTACCTGCAGCTATTGTTGAAATTTTTGAAAACGATTAA
- a CDS encoding NAD(P)H-hydrate dehydratase translates to MKVIFKDNISYEKQLIEKGLDEFLMMENAGIELANFIKKKSKKIKNAKILFLLGTGGNGADGLVAIRHLKKAFAYVISYKKSAMFIKQEQILKNIGFKFLKKEPKFKDFDIIVDCVFGSGLNKALDENLQRIFKKVSKSKALKIACDVPSGLGQEVSFKADYTLCMGVIKEILLEDFAKEFIGKIKIANLGLKPYIQNTSSFLLEKKDLKLITKKANSNKGDFGHVYVFANKSAGTLAGLGALEFGAGLVSLVAKESFSPLIMLKDDIEGKVSAAAIGMGLDDLSILKDERLKNIPLILDANCFRSTNLFSYLDREDVVLTPHPKEFSMLLKLCFDEDISVEEIQSKRFFYVRRFSSKFKCVLVLKGANPIITQKEKLFVVNCGNEALAKGGSGDVLSGMIAALLGAKFNALEAAKNAVLAHALVAKNYKKNKISFDALKLIKGLKCL, encoded by the coding sequence ATGAAAGTAATATTTAAAGATAATATTTCTTATGAAAAACAACTAATTGAAAAAGGTCTAGATGAATTTTTGATGATGGAAAATGCAGGCATAGAGCTTGCAAATTTTATCAAGAAAAAAAGTAAAAAAATAAAAAATGCCAAAATTTTATTTTTACTTGGTACCGGAGGGAATGGAGCTGATGGACTTGTAGCTATTAGACATTTAAAAAAAGCTTTTGCTTATGTTATATCATATAAAAAAAGTGCAATGTTCATCAAGCAAGAGCAAATTTTAAAAAATATAGGTTTTAAATTTTTAAAAAAAGAACCTAAATTTAAAGACTTTGACATCATAGTTGATTGTGTTTTTGGAAGTGGTTTAAATAAAGCTTTAGATGAAAACCTACAAAGAATTTTTAAAAAAGTTTCTAAGAGTAAGGCGTTAAAAATAGCTTGCGATGTTCCTAGTGGACTTGGGCAAGAAGTAAGTTTTAAAGCTGATTATACACTTTGTATGGGGGTTATTAAAGAGATTTTATTAGAAGATTTTGCAAAAGAATTTATAGGTAAAATTAAAATTGCAAATTTGGGGTTAAAACCCTATATACAAAATACTTCGAGTTTTTTACTAGAAAAAAAAGATTTAAAACTCATTACAAAAAAAGCTAACTCAAATAAAGGTGATTTTGGTCATGTTTATGTTTTTGCAAACAAAAGCGCAGGAACTTTAGCAGGACTTGGTGCTTTAGAATTTGGAGCAGGGCTTGTGTCTTTAGTAGCCAAAGAAAGCTTTTCGCCTTTAATTATGTTAAAAGATGATATCGAAGGTAAAGTAAGTGCAGCCGCTATAGGTATGGGGCTTGATGATTTAAGTATTTTAAAAGATGAAAGATTAAAAAATATTCCTTTAATCTTGGATGCAAATTGCTTTCGAAGTACTAATTTATTTTCTTATCTTGATAGAGAAGATGTTGTTTTAACTCCTCATCCTAAAGAATTTTCTATGCTTTTAAAACTTTGCTTTGATGAGGATATAAGCGTAGAAGAAATTCAAAGTAAACGCTTTTTTTATGTAAGAAGATTTAGTTCTAAGTTTAAATGTGTTTTAGTGTTAAAAGGGGCCAATCCCATCATCACTCAAAAAGAAAAACTTTTTGTAGTAAATTGTGGCAATGAAGCTTTGGCAAAAGGTGGAAGTGGAGATGTATTAAGTGGTATGATAGCAGCTTTGCTTGGAGCTAAATTTAATGCTTTAGAAGCTGCAAAAAATGCGGTATTAGCCCATGCTTTAGTGGCTAAAAATTATAAGAAAAATAAAATTAGCTTTGATGCTTTAAAGTTAATAAAGGGGTTGAAATGCTTGTAA